A window of the Neofelis nebulosa isolate mNeoNeb1 chromosome 13, mNeoNeb1.pri, whole genome shotgun sequence genome harbors these coding sequences:
- the LOC131492422 gene encoding basic proline-rich protein-like encodes MRVGQSYVTGGPSSATAHPAVAVRPTPFHCPNGDPEREGDGSGIPTLSLPPKFSPPQTQTQTQTRPSPGRGEQSDLMSRNRVRSAVPVPPRPTRREFEFPGIKVAARPAAGWERAQHPGQGRGTEGGPGRSPRAMAAPGTSGSAAAVATPGLQLSRRVAGERRGESEGSGEGRGGARLSVPCAEKRRVAPRALLSAGSAPTGRLLRCWPPPRLAAGTKAHPRHAGRSSVPLGPPLAACNFRRAAGSDEAHPKRPEALHPRAPCPGPGRPAPPGSAPGRRRTRLVAEHRAAQPAPLSPEPPPPLKSAINFPSLPPPCSAPATQTPPPDAPSRAPSSPAPAGRAAPRRPPPPRCAPGSRWPLPGPAATPGSRAEPGQALRA; translated from the coding sequence ATGAGGGTAGGGCAGAGCTACGTGACTGGAGGTCCCTCCAGCGCCACTGCCCATCCCGCGGTGGCGGTGCGCCCCACCCCATTCCACTGTCCAAATGGGGACCCAGAGCGCGAAGGGGACGGGAGTGGGATCCCGACGCTCTCTTTACCGCCGAAAttctccccaccccagacccagacccagacccagacccgACCCTCTCCAGGGCGCGGAGAGCAAAGCGACCTAATGTCCAGGAACCGGGTGAGGAGTGCAGTGCCTGTCCCCCCTAGGCCAACCCGGCGGGAATTCGAGTTCCCGGGAATCAAAGTTGCCGCGCGTCCGGCCGCGGGCTGGGAACGGGCGCAGCACCCCGGCCAGGGGCGGGGGACGGAAGGAGGCCCCGGACGCTCGCCGCGGGCGATGGCCGCGCCCGGAACAAGTGGTTCGGCGGCGGCGGTCGCGACCCCAGGGCTGCAACTTTCCCGCCGCGTGGCGGGCGAACGGCGCGGAGAAAGCGAGGGAAGCGGGGAGGGAAGGGGCGGTGCGCGGCTGTCGGTACCGTGTGCGGAGAAGCGCCGCGTCGCGCCTCGGGCTCTGCTCTCCGCCGGGTCGGCCCCCACGGGCCGCCTGCTCCGCTGCTGGCCACCGCCGCGTCTCGCCGCCGGCACGAAGGCTCACCCTCGGCACGCCGGCCGCTCCAGCGTCCCCTTGGGCCCGCCGCTGGCCGCCTGCAACTTCAGGCGCGCCGCGGGCTCGGACGAGGCGCACCCCAAACGTCCCGAGGCTTTGCACCCCCGCGCTCCATGCCCGGGGCcgggccgccccgccccgcccggctcAGCGCCCGGCCGCCGTCGGACGCGTCTTGTCGCCGAGCATCGCGCCGCGCAGCCCGCGCCCCTCTCTcccgagccgccgccgccgctcaagTCCGCGATCAACTTTCCCTCGCTTCCTCCGCCCTGCTCGGCCCCCGCCACCCAGACCCCGCCTCCTGACGCTCCCTCCCGCGCTCCCTCCTCCCCGGCCCCCGCCGGCCGGGCCGCGCCTCGCCGCCCACCCCCTCCACGCTGCGCGCCGGGATCGCGGTGGCCCCTGCCGGGTCCCGCTGCGACCCCCGGGAGCCGCGCGGAGCCCGGCCAGGCGCTCAGGGCATGA